One segment of Sulfobacillus thermosulfidooxidans DSM 9293 DNA contains the following:
- a CDS encoding HAD family hydrolase, giving the protein MNLELRQVGDGVFATNRAAMQAEVADVIVFDMDGVLIDVHASYPIVICQTVTHYLKENGFVGEGLAVTPEETAYFKAAGGFNSDWALAQGIVLVFLVKGVMAGSRDFDGLRHLAPDFLSLSRAVAQQGGGLNGLARALETLVDEKDFETITQSWDRKRITRLAMEYYAGDEAAQVFGISNDTVKGQGLMHAERPLVSREDLLKSPFRYGLYTGRNLGETQTAIRIAGLEGIWSEDAMITEDRGIHKPDPQGLVAIAQSLSPRLMIYVGDNLDDWQAAARYEAERSLDDPPCLFCGMLGGSPGPLAYALFQDRGVDLMAHSVKQLLAWLTHRRQRTD; this is encoded by the coding sequence TTGAATTTAGAGCTGCGACAAGTGGGAGATGGCGTCTTTGCGACCAACCGGGCGGCGATGCAGGCGGAAGTCGCCGATGTCATTGTCTTTGATATGGACGGGGTCTTAATTGATGTTCATGCGTCCTATCCGATTGTGATTTGTCAGACCGTCACCCATTACCTAAAAGAGAACGGTTTTGTGGGAGAAGGACTCGCTGTCACGCCGGAAGAGACCGCCTATTTCAAAGCGGCTGGTGGCTTTAACAGTGACTGGGCGTTGGCTCAAGGTATCGTGCTCGTCTTTTTAGTGAAGGGAGTGATGGCGGGCAGTCGGGATTTTGATGGCCTCAGGCATCTTGCCCCGGACTTTTTAAGTCTTTCGCGTGCTGTCGCACAACAAGGTGGCGGGTTGAACGGGCTTGCACGGGCACTAGAAACCTTGGTGGATGAAAAAGATTTTGAGACCATTACACAGTCGTGGGACCGCAAACGGATCACTCGTCTCGCTATGGAGTATTATGCGGGAGACGAAGCGGCCCAAGTTTTTGGAATTTCCAATGATACCGTCAAGGGGCAGGGGCTTATGCATGCGGAGCGACCACTTGTCAGTCGGGAAGATCTGTTAAAGTCCCCTTTTCGTTATGGATTATATACGGGGAGAAATCTCGGAGAAACCCAGACCGCGATCCGCATTGCTGGGCTGGAAGGGATTTGGAGCGAGGATGCGATGATTACCGAGGATCGCGGCATACATAAACCCGATCCCCAAGGACTGGTGGCCATTGCGCAAAGTTTGTCGCCCCGTTTGATGATATATGTGGGAGATAATTTGGATGATTGGCAGGCTGCAGCCCGCTATGAAGCGGAGCGGTCGTTAGATGATCCACCCTGTCTGTTTTGTGGAATGTTGGGAGGCTCGCCTGGCCCTCTTGCCTACGCCTTATTCCAAGATCGGGGTGTGGATTTGATGGCACACAGTGTGAAGCAATTGCTTGCCTGGTTAACCCATCGGCGGCAACGCACAGACTAA
- the eno gene encoding phosphopyruvate hydratase translates to MRESISKIQAMEILDSRGNPTVEVYLELEDGTAVVSRVPSGASTGAHEAVELRDNDPSRYGGKGVSLAVKNVNEVIAPAFMGLPVTDQRAMDQRLVELDGDPQKARLGANAILGVSLAILQAGAKVHNQPLYRYIGGLGAQLLPVPLLNVLNGGAHADNNVDIQEFMLVPVGAATFREAMRMAQETYQMLKKILQEKNLRTAVGDEGGFAPDLKSNREALDLLLLAMERAGLKPGQDMVLALDVAATEIKQDEGYIFEGTLKTGTELIDYYHQLIRDYPIISIEDGLAEDDWDHWQLLTERLGDQVQLVGDDLFVTNTQRIQRGIEEGCSNAVLIKLNQIGTVSETLDAIRMTHQAGWNAIVSHRSGETEDTTIADLAVAVNGGQIKTGAPARGERIAKYNRLLTIEHNDPGLEYAGWEAFRR, encoded by the coding sequence ATGAGAGAAAGTATAAGCAAAATACAAGCGATGGAAATTTTGGATTCGCGGGGCAATCCCACCGTGGAAGTCTACTTGGAACTCGAAGATGGGACGGCTGTGGTCTCACGTGTTCCGTCCGGCGCCTCAACGGGTGCCCATGAAGCGGTGGAATTGCGAGATAATGACCCTTCACGGTATGGCGGTAAAGGAGTCAGCTTGGCGGTGAAAAACGTCAATGAGGTGATTGCTCCCGCGTTTATGGGGTTGCCCGTGACAGACCAAAGGGCAATGGATCAGCGACTTGTGGAATTGGATGGAGACCCCCAAAAAGCTCGATTGGGAGCCAATGCGATTTTAGGAGTATCGCTAGCCATTTTGCAAGCGGGTGCGAAGGTCCATAACCAACCGCTATATCGCTATATTGGTGGACTTGGAGCTCAACTGCTTCCCGTACCGTTATTGAATGTCCTAAATGGCGGAGCACATGCGGATAATAATGTCGACATTCAGGAATTCATGTTAGTCCCGGTCGGGGCCGCGACGTTCCGCGAAGCGATGCGCATGGCCCAAGAAACCTATCAAATGCTTAAAAAGATTTTGCAAGAGAAAAATCTCCGTACAGCAGTCGGTGACGAAGGGGGATTTGCTCCTGACCTCAAGTCCAACCGGGAGGCCCTGGATTTGCTTTTGCTGGCGATGGAACGCGCAGGGTTGAAACCGGGTCAAGACATGGTCTTGGCGCTAGATGTCGCCGCCACAGAAATTAAGCAAGATGAGGGATATATTTTTGAAGGTACTCTCAAAACCGGAACGGAACTCATTGATTACTACCATCAGCTAATCCGCGACTATCCCATTATTTCTATCGAAGATGGTTTGGCAGAAGATGATTGGGATCATTGGCAACTGCTCACGGAGCGGCTTGGTGATCAGGTTCAGTTGGTGGGTGATGACTTATTTGTGACCAATACCCAGCGCATTCAGCGCGGAATTGAAGAGGGTTGTTCCAATGCGGTTTTGATTAAATTGAACCAAATCGGTACGGTCTCTGAAACCTTAGACGCTATTCGCATGACACACCAAGCTGGGTGGAATGCAATTGTGTCACACCGTTCAGGCGAAACGGAGGACACCACCATTGCAGACTTGGCCGTGGCCGTCAACGGCGGTCAAATTAAAACAGGGGCACCCGCTCGCGGTGAACGGATTGCTAAATACAACCGGTTGCTAACGATTGAACACAATGATCCCGGATTAGAGTATGCCGGATGGGAGGCCTTTCGCCGTTGA
- the gpmI gene encoding 2,3-bisphosphoglycerate-independent phosphoglycerate mutase, which produces MVLDGWGIAPPSPSNAISEAPDRNMQALQQTYLFTQVQAHGRAVGLMDGQMGDSNVGHLTIGAGRIIPQNLVRIFDAIDSGELAKSPVIQEVIHRAQHHRLHVMGLLSPGGVHSHQEHLKALLKIFSEAGLKEVFLHVWLDGRDVDPHSSPASLAFLAGVMNEFDIGRIASVSGRYYAMDRDKRWDRTEKAYRAMVLGEGQKAQSAVEAVLASYEHGISDEFVEPTVLVDSHGAPVATIDPEDAIFVFNFRPDRVRQITRALADPDFNAFDRPKGAMHYVAGMTQYDEEFILPHVFAPITVENNMAEWLSRQGLTQLHVAETEKYAHVTFFFNGGVEHVYDGESRILIPSPKVATYDLAPGMSAPLIADAVIEALDQGHNDFILLNFANSDMVGHTGNLEATKEAIRIVDEQIGRIARKVLEHNGLLAIVADHGNAEIMVGGHGEIHTQHSTSPVPFILVGHPSVLDSWSLRAGGGLKDVAPTVLEAMGVPIPNEMTGESLLVKGGRN; this is translated from the coding sequence ATGGTATTGGATGGTTGGGGGATTGCTCCCCCCTCTCCATCTAATGCCATTTCAGAAGCACCTGATCGCAATATGCAGGCATTGCAACAAACATATTTGTTTACCCAAGTTCAAGCTCACGGGCGAGCCGTTGGTCTCATGGACGGACAAATGGGTGATTCAAATGTCGGGCATTTGACTATTGGTGCCGGCCGCATCATACCCCAGAATTTAGTGAGAATTTTCGATGCCATAGACTCTGGAGAATTAGCTAAGAGCCCGGTTATTCAAGAGGTGATCCATCGCGCTCAGCATCACCGGTTGCATGTAATGGGATTGTTATCTCCTGGAGGGGTTCATAGCCATCAAGAACACCTCAAAGCCCTCTTGAAGATTTTTTCTGAGGCTGGCCTAAAAGAGGTGTTTTTGCATGTTTGGCTGGATGGCCGAGATGTTGATCCCCATAGTTCCCCGGCTTCTTTGGCCTTTTTAGCGGGAGTGATGAACGAATTCGACATAGGGCGCATTGCGAGTGTCTCCGGACGGTATTACGCTATGGACCGCGACAAGCGCTGGGACAGAACGGAGAAAGCCTATCGGGCGATGGTTTTAGGAGAAGGACAAAAGGCACAAAGTGCTGTAGAAGCTGTGTTAGCATCATATGAACACGGTATCAGCGATGAATTTGTCGAACCTACGGTGCTGGTTGATAGCCATGGAGCACCCGTGGCCACGATTGATCCGGAAGATGCAATCTTTGTCTTCAATTTCCGGCCGGACCGGGTTCGTCAAATAACTCGGGCGTTAGCCGATCCCGATTTTAATGCCTTTGATCGCCCCAAGGGAGCGATGCATTATGTGGCCGGTATGACCCAATATGACGAAGAGTTTATTTTACCGCACGTTTTCGCCCCCATCACGGTTGAGAACAATATGGCGGAGTGGTTAAGTCGGCAAGGTTTGACGCAGCTTCATGTTGCGGAAACGGAAAAGTATGCCCATGTGACATTTTTCTTTAATGGTGGGGTCGAACATGTGTATGATGGCGAGTCGCGTATCCTGATCCCGTCGCCGAAAGTGGCCACCTATGATTTAGCACCAGGGATGAGTGCCCCCCTTATTGCTGATGCCGTCATAGAGGCTTTGGACCAAGGGCACAACGATTTTATCTTGCTGAACTTTGCTAATAGTGATATGGTCGGGCATACGGGTAACTTAGAGGCGACCAAGGAAGCCATTCGGATTGTTGATGAACAAATTGGACGCATCGCGAGGAAGGTGCTAGAGCACAATGGACTCTTGGCGATTGTGGCCGATCACGGCAACGCCGAAATTATGGTGGGAGGTCATGGCGAAATTCACACCCAACATAGCACGAGTCCGGTTCCTTTTATATTAGTTGGACATCCTAGCGTATTAGACAGCTGGTCACTAAGAGCCGGAGGCGGGCTAAAAGACGTGGCGCCCACCGTGTTAGAGGCTATGGGTGTGCCTATACCCAATGAGATGACAGGAGAATCCTTGCTCGTTAAAGGAGGCCGGAATTAA
- the tpiA gene encoding triose-phosphate isomerase, with amino-acid sequence MNYTRETFLIANWKMHKTVEEGRAFARELVRRLENVSPKHQLIICPTALSLWAVGQELATSPVMLGAQNLDLGREGALTGALSGYLIREAGARWVIVGHSERRNLFGETDALIGQKVAQAFEAHLRPILCVGESLDDYRSGQTFAVITRQIEAIFPYTNSEVLKSLVVAYEPVWAIGSGEVPEPKQANEVAGLIRQILSKQISDDANTVPVLYGGSVSSNNIHQFLEQAHIDGSLVGGASLQVDEFLKMADIGH; translated from the coding sequence GTGAACTATACGCGCGAGACTTTTCTCATTGCGAACTGGAAAATGCATAAAACGGTGGAGGAAGGGCGTGCTTTTGCTAGGGAATTGGTTCGCCGTTTAGAGAATGTGTCCCCAAAGCATCAATTAATTATTTGTCCGACAGCCTTAAGCCTTTGGGCTGTCGGACAAGAATTGGCCACCTCGCCGGTTATGCTAGGAGCACAAAATCTCGATTTGGGGCGAGAAGGTGCTCTCACCGGGGCCTTATCAGGCTACTTAATACGTGAAGCGGGGGCTCGGTGGGTCATTGTCGGCCACTCTGAACGACGCAACCTTTTTGGTGAAACCGATGCTTTAATCGGGCAAAAAGTCGCTCAAGCCTTTGAAGCCCATTTGCGTCCCATTTTATGCGTTGGTGAATCCCTCGATGATTACCGTTCTGGGCAAACTTTTGCTGTTATTACCCGTCAAATTGAGGCGATCTTTCCTTATACGAATTCAGAAGTTTTGAAATCCCTCGTTGTGGCCTATGAACCGGTGTGGGCGATTGGTAGCGGGGAAGTCCCCGAACCTAAACAAGCGAATGAAGTGGCCGGCTTGATCCGGCAAATCCTCTCCAAACAAATTTCTGACGATGCCAATACTGTTCCCGTGTTATACGGGGGAAGCGTTTCTTCCAATAACATCCATCAATTTCTCGAGCAAGCACATATTGACGGTTCGCTGGTTGGCGGCGCATCATTGCAAGTGGATGAATTTCTTAAAATGGCGGATATTGGCCACTAA
- a CDS encoding phosphoglycerate kinase translates to MTNVFRRMEELGDIYGKRILVRVDFNIPIDPATGKITDDSRIQGSLPTLKSLLQKGGRVIAISHRGRPKSPNAQDSLQPVVDYLQEHLDFPVHFVNEVMSPKVTEASQALKPGELLILENLRFHPGEKTNSREFASYLASLADIYVNDAFGTSHREDASIVGVPEFLPAYAGLLMAEELDTLDEILTHPERPYWAIIGGAKVSDKVKLLARLLDLVDGLIIGGGMANTFLYAEGYDMGKSLVEPDAVATAKDLVERAKSKGIPVILPTDMVLAKEFRADAPFRVAKITDIHSDEMALDIGPETIKAIVQALQPAKTVLWNGPMGVFEFEAFAQGTLAVARELAQLNAAVVVGGGDSVAAVNKAGVKDKLTHISTGGGATLRYLEGEDLPGVRALKHAVHE, encoded by the coding sequence ATGACAAACGTATTTCGTCGCATGGAGGAACTGGGCGATATTTATGGAAAGCGTATTCTTGTGCGGGTAGATTTTAATATTCCTATCGACCCAGCTACGGGAAAAATTACAGATGACAGTCGCATTCAAGGTTCATTGCCCACGCTGAAATCCCTACTGCAAAAGGGCGGTCGCGTGATTGCGATCAGTCACCGGGGTCGCCCCAAGTCACCCAATGCGCAAGATTCATTGCAACCGGTGGTCGACTATTTACAAGAACACCTGGACTTTCCCGTGCATTTTGTGAATGAGGTCATGTCGCCAAAGGTTACGGAAGCCAGTCAGGCATTAAAACCCGGAGAACTTTTGATTTTAGAAAACTTGCGCTTTCATCCGGGCGAAAAAACCAATTCCCGTGAATTTGCTAGCTATCTGGCGAGTCTTGCCGACATTTATGTCAATGATGCCTTTGGTACATCCCACCGCGAAGATGCTTCGATTGTCGGGGTGCCAGAATTTTTACCGGCGTACGCGGGCCTTTTAATGGCCGAAGAATTAGACACATTAGATGAGATTCTTACCCACCCTGAACGTCCATATTGGGCGATCATTGGAGGGGCCAAGGTCAGTGACAAGGTAAAATTGTTGGCCCGTTTACTGGATTTGGTTGATGGGCTCATCATTGGCGGAGGAATGGCTAATACCTTTTTGTATGCTGAAGGCTATGATATGGGAAAGTCCTTGGTTGAACCGGACGCCGTGGCTACGGCAAAAGACTTAGTCGAACGGGCCAAGTCCAAAGGAATTCCTGTCATTTTGCCTACAGATATGGTTTTAGCGAAAGAATTTAGGGCGGATGCACCGTTTAGGGTTGCCAAAATAACCGATATTCACTCTGATGAAATGGCTCTGGACATTGGGCCTGAGACGATCAAGGCGATTGTCCAAGCACTGCAACCGGCCAAAACGGTTTTGTGGAATGGGCCTATGGGCGTTTTCGAATTTGAAGCGTTTGCTCAAGGAACATTGGCTGTGGCCCGTGAATTGGCTCAACTTAATGCCGCGGTGGTGGTTGGCGGAGGCGATTCCGTCGCGGCGGTGAACAAAGCGGGTGTCAAAGACAAGCTTACCCACATTTCCACAGGTGGTGGCGCCACCTTGCGCTATCTTGAAGGTGAAGATCTTCCCGGCGTGCGTGCCTTGAAACATGCCGTGCATGAATAG
- the gap gene encoding type I glyceraldehyde-3-phosphate dehydrogenase produces the protein MVRVGINGFGSIGRRFFRIAQKQDIFEIVAINDLTDATTIAHLLKYDSNYGIFDADVRAEGSNLIVNGKEIVVSAQRDPGAIPWKQYGVDIVIESTGLFTDANKARAHIEGGGAKKVIISAPASHEDRTIVLGVNQQLYDPSRDNVISNASCTTNCLAPVAKVLDEVFGIESGMMTTVHSYTNDQKLLDLPHKDLRRARAGAINIIPSSTGAARALHLVLPQLKGKLNGMSLRVPTPVVSIVDLTVNTRESVSVEAINESFQKAAETSLKGILQFTDKPLVSSDFKGNPHSSIVDGLETMVVGDHMAKVLAWYDNEWGYANRLVELTELVAEKGV, from the coding sequence GTGGTAAGAGTTGGTATCAATGGATTTGGAAGTATTGGGCGTAGGTTTTTCCGAATTGCGCAAAAACAAGATATTTTTGAGATAGTTGCCATCAATGATTTGACGGATGCCACGACCATTGCTCATCTCCTTAAATATGATTCCAATTATGGAATTTTTGATGCGGATGTGAGGGCAGAAGGTTCAAATCTGATTGTAAACGGAAAAGAAATTGTCGTCTCTGCGCAAAGAGACCCTGGGGCAATCCCGTGGAAACAATATGGCGTTGATATCGTGATTGAATCGACCGGATTGTTCACCGATGCCAATAAGGCACGAGCACATATTGAAGGTGGCGGAGCCAAAAAAGTCATTATTTCCGCTCCAGCCTCTCATGAAGACCGAACGATCGTATTGGGTGTAAACCAGCAACTTTATGATCCTTCCCGCGACAATGTGATCTCCAACGCCTCTTGCACCACCAACTGCTTAGCCCCTGTAGCCAAAGTCCTTGATGAGGTGTTTGGTATCGAATCGGGTATGATGACCACCGTTCACTCGTACACCAATGATCAAAAATTATTAGATCTCCCGCATAAAGATTTGAGGCGGGCGCGAGCCGGTGCCATTAACATTATTCCCAGTAGTACAGGCGCAGCTCGAGCGCTGCATTTAGTTCTCCCTCAGTTGAAAGGCAAACTCAATGGCATGTCTTTACGCGTTCCGACCCCGGTGGTTTCGATTGTTGATTTGACTGTCAATACCCGCGAATCGGTTTCGGTTGAAGCCATCAATGAATCCTTCCAGAAAGCCGCTGAAACCTCATTGAAAGGGATTTTGCAATTTACTGACAAGCCTCTGGTGTCATCTGATTTCAAAGGCAATCCGCACTCCAGTATTGTCGACGGGTTAGAGACCATGGTTGTAGGGGATCATATGGCCAAAGTCTTGGCGTGGTACGACAATGAATGGGGTTATGCCAATCGGTTGGTCGAATTGACCGAATTGGTTGCGGAAAAGGGCGTGTAA
- the phoU gene encoding phosphate signaling complex protein PhoU: MVRQTFHHQLTELEQELIRMGALVEDQLRRAVRSLTEQDVALAHQVIADDDRVDAMEMDIERRCLTLLALQQPLASDLRVVSTVLKIITDLERMADHASDIAKVTVRLNHEPPIKPLIDIPEMARLTSSMVRLALNAYIHRSIEEAMTMIRLDDDVDHLYARVFRELLEIMRAQPETIGQGTYLLFVANYIERVADHATNLGEWVIYMVSGQRQELND, from the coding sequence ATGGTGCGGCAAACGTTTCATCACCAATTAACCGAACTTGAACAGGAATTAATTCGCATGGGGGCACTGGTCGAAGACCAACTGCGACGTGCGGTGAGGTCCTTAACCGAACAAGATGTGGCCTTGGCGCATCAAGTAATTGCTGATGATGACCGGGTTGATGCCATGGAAATGGATATCGAACGCCGCTGTTTGACGCTTTTAGCTCTTCAGCAGCCCTTAGCCAGTGATCTGCGTGTGGTCTCGACGGTTCTTAAGATTATTACCGATCTTGAACGGATGGCCGATCATGCTTCGGATATTGCTAAGGTGACGGTGAGACTGAATCATGAGCCCCCTATTAAACCCTTAATCGATATCCCGGAAATGGCCCGACTGACCAGTTCCATGGTTCGCCTAGCGTTAAATGCCTATATTCACCGTAGTATTGAAGAAGCCATGACCATGATCCGGTTGGACGATGATGTTGATCATCTTTATGCCCGGGTGTTTCGAGAATTGCTAGAAATTATGCGGGCCCAGCCGGAAACCATTGGACAAGGCACCTATCTTTTGTTTGTGGCCAATTACATTGAACGGGTAGCGGATCATGCGACGAATCTTGGCGAATGGGTAATATATATGGTAAGTGGTCAGCGCCAAGAATTAAATGACTAG
- the pstB gene encoding phosphate ABC transporter ATP-binding protein PstB encodes MGNVGERSVPDIEVHHLSVWYGHTPALKNINLRVDAGQVLAIIGPSGCGKSTFLRVLNRMIERLALVRVEGSVRIGRFDVLDDHVDVTHLRRTVGMVFQHPNPFPMTIFDNVAYGPRIFGIKSSTQLRKTVEDSLKRAALWDEVRGKLRRSAGTLSGGQQQRLCIARALAVDPQVLLLDEPTASLDPVSSAKIEELIVQLKSQYTMIIVTHNLQQAARVSDVVAFFEQGQLIEMGYTQDIFTAPREKRTEEFLTGRFD; translated from the coding sequence TTGGGCAACGTGGGCGAGCGTTCTGTACCCGATATTGAAGTCCACCATCTTTCTGTCTGGTATGGCCATACGCCAGCATTGAAAAACATTAACTTACGGGTTGACGCCGGACAAGTCTTAGCCATTATTGGTCCTTCGGGCTGTGGAAAATCCACATTTTTAAGGGTGTTAAACCGGATGATTGAGCGTTTGGCCCTGGTCCGGGTTGAAGGGAGCGTGCGGATCGGGCGTTTCGATGTTCTCGATGATCATGTCGATGTGACGCATTTGAGACGTACTGTGGGCATGGTCTTTCAACACCCTAATCCCTTTCCTATGACGATTTTTGATAATGTGGCTTATGGTCCACGGATTTTTGGCATCAAATCCTCGACACAATTACGGAAAACCGTGGAAGATAGCTTAAAGCGAGCCGCGTTATGGGATGAAGTGCGGGGAAAGTTGCGGCGAAGTGCCGGCACACTATCGGGCGGCCAGCAACAACGCTTGTGCATTGCCAGGGCATTAGCGGTCGATCCACAAGTCTTATTGTTGGATGAGCCTACGGCTTCTTTAGATCCGGTTTCTAGTGCCAAGATTGAGGAATTGATTGTGCAATTAAAGTCACAATATACGATGATTATTGTGACTCACAACTTGCAACAAGCGGCGCGGGTGTCAGATGTGGTGGCTTTTTTTGAACAAGGGCAGTTAATTGAAATGGGTTATACCCAAGATATCTTTACCGCCCCAAGAGAAAAAAGAACCGAAGAATTTTTGACGGGCCGATTTGATTAA
- a CDS encoding PstA family ABC transporter permease, with amino-acid sequence MTKPPLYPPKVLKPTRQGRTWHTLLTIMGAMAIGFLLLVIIPLIVQGAPRLTPKFLFLRPQELGGGGIAPEVINTLAMVGISQGISLPLALLIAIYRVEYDHYSPLIRWFDQGLQILLSLPTIVIGLIVVDVAIVHWHWPVSVQSGIVALTLINWPFAISVLITALRRIPGSWREGSWALGASRWQTIWYLILPVALADMIEQVGLAVARLMGETAALIYTAGLNVGNHFTLSAPGETLAVHLWYVRTEGLMPDAGQEAAATGVVLLVVVFVVLWASQKLAQWVKGL; translated from the coding sequence ATGACTAAACCTCCTTTGTATCCGCCTAAAGTGTTGAAACCGACACGTCAAGGACGTACATGGCATACCCTGTTGACGATTATGGGCGCCATGGCTATAGGATTTCTGCTCTTGGTGATTATTCCTTTGATTGTCCAAGGAGCTCCTCGTTTAACCCCAAAATTTTTATTCTTGCGTCCTCAAGAACTAGGGGGCGGAGGCATCGCGCCAGAAGTGATCAATACGCTGGCGATGGTGGGAATCAGTCAAGGGATTTCGCTACCGTTGGCACTTTTGATTGCGATATACCGGGTTGAGTATGATCATTATTCCCCACTGATCCGGTGGTTTGATCAAGGGTTGCAAATCTTGTTAAGTTTGCCGACTATTGTAATTGGACTCATTGTCGTGGATGTCGCCATAGTCCATTGGCATTGGCCGGTTTCCGTTCAAAGTGGCATAGTGGCCTTGACCCTGATCAATTGGCCCTTTGCCATATCGGTTCTTATCACCGCCTTACGACGTATTCCCGGTAGTTGGCGGGAAGGATCGTGGGCTCTTGGAGCATCGCGTTGGCAAACCATATGGTATTTGATTTTACCCGTCGCTTTGGCGGATATGATTGAACAGGTAGGATTGGCCGTGGCTCGCTTGATGGGCGAAACGGCGGCGTTAATTTATACAGCAGGTCTCAACGTGGGAAACCATTTCACCTTGTCGGCACCGGGGGAAACTTTGGCTGTTCACTTATGGTATGTCAGAACTGAGGGACTCATGCCGGATGCGGGTCAAGAAGCGGCGGCCACGGGTGTGGTATTGCTGGTAGTGGTTTTCGTTGTGCTATGGGCAAGTCAGAAATTGGCGCAGTGGGTGAAAGGCCTGTAA
- a CDS encoding PstC family ABC transporter permease, which produces MITMDKIMDQLTHFSLALFVVVWLFVVGIIIQGSWQFIHHHGLSPIVSSQWSPLHGQFGLWSFILGSIMVTVLALALALPWSLSLSVLGARILRGVWQKQFVRFLTLFVSIPSVLYGWWGLTVIVPWVRRLSGTSGYGPFSASVVLALMILPTFSILSLEALRHVPPSYIEGSMALGATEDQTLWAIILPTARPRIIQAALIALARGLGETIAVQMVIGGQPHLSSIFHPAATLTTQLLTDLPLLPPGTEGHHVLDFMALWLMILMLGIVWMESRFRGVHND; this is translated from the coding sequence ATGATCACGATGGATAAAATCATGGACCAGTTAACCCATTTCAGTCTTGCCTTGTTTGTGGTGGTATGGCTCTTTGTCGTGGGGATTATCATACAGGGTTCATGGCAATTTATCCACCACCACGGCCTTTCTCCTATTGTTTCGTCGCAGTGGAGTCCCTTGCACGGACAATTTGGACTGTGGTCTTTTATCCTGGGAAGCATTATGGTGACGGTATTAGCCCTAGCGCTGGCTTTACCCTGGAGTCTTTCTTTAAGTGTGTTAGGAGCCAGGATCTTACGAGGAGTGTGGCAGAAACAATTTGTCCGCTTTTTAACTTTATTTGTATCCATTCCTTCGGTCCTTTACGGATGGTGGGGGTTAACGGTGATTGTGCCGTGGGTCAGACGTCTTAGCGGGACGTCCGGCTATGGTCCCTTTTCTGCCAGTGTGGTATTGGCGTTGATGATTTTGCCCACATTTAGCATTTTGTCTCTTGAAGCCTTACGGCATGTGCCACCATCGTATATTGAAGGGTCCATGGCGTTAGGCGCCACGGAAGATCAAACGCTGTGGGCTATTATTTTGCCGACAGCCAGGCCCCGTATTATTCAAGCAGCATTAATTGCCCTGGCGAGAGGACTGGGAGAGACCATTGCGGTGCAGATGGTAATCGGGGGCCAACCCCACCTGAGCTCAATATTTCACCCTGCGGCGACATTGACGACTCAGCTTCTTACCGATCTTCCCTTATTGCCTCCAGGAACTGAGGGGCATCACGTGCTCGATTTCATGGCCCTGTGGCTCATGATCTTGATGCTCGGAATTGTGTGGATGGAGTCCCGGTTTCGAGGTGTTCACAATGACTAA